A region from the Hydrogenimonas sp. genome encodes:
- a CDS encoding tryptophan synthase beta chain has product MYIPKPLKFDPDELGHFGIFGGRYVPETLMPVLKELDEAYAKIRFDETFWEEAHYYLEHYVGRPSPLYYAKNISDEIGATVYLKREDLNHTGAHKVNNTVLQALIAKRLGKRKVIAETGAGQHGVATATVAALLGLECEIFMGAKDVARQELNVFRMKLLGAKVHAVESGSKTLKDAMNDAIRHWVTNARDTFYIIGTVAGPHPYPMMVRDFQAIIGYEAKAQILKAQNRLPDYVLACIGGGSNAIGIFAHFLEESETTCIGIEAGGLGLDTDKHGASLAKGSPGVLHGQMSYLLQDDDGQILEAHSISAGLDYPGIGPEHAYLKEIGAAEYDSITDEEALDAFVWLSRKEGIIPAFESSHAIAYLKKMDPERVKNSLIIVNLSGRGDKDMIQAKDLLHFD; this is encoded by the coding sequence ATGTATATACCCAAACCCCTTAAGTTCGACCCGGACGAATTGGGACACTTCGGTATTTTCGGCGGACGCTACGTTCCCGAAACCCTGATGCCGGTTCTCAAAGAGCTCGATGAAGCTTATGCGAAGATACGTTTCGACGAAACCTTCTGGGAGGAGGCGCACTACTATCTCGAGCACTACGTGGGAAGACCCAGCCCGCTTTATTACGCGAAAAATATATCGGACGAGATCGGTGCAACCGTCTATCTGAAACGGGAAGATCTCAACCATACCGGTGCCCACAAGGTAAACAACACCGTTTTACAGGCTCTCATTGCCAAGCGGCTGGGAAAGAGGAAGGTGATAGCCGAAACCGGTGCCGGTCAGCACGGCGTAGCGACGGCGACGGTCGCCGCACTTTTGGGACTTGAGTGCGAAATATTCATGGGGGCAAAAGATGTCGCTAGACAGGAGCTGAACGTCTTCCGCATGAAGCTGCTCGGGGCGAAAGTACATGCCGTGGAGAGCGGCAGCAAAACCCTCAAAGACGCCATGAACGATGCGATCCGCCACTGGGTAACAAACGCCCGTGATACATTCTACATCATCGGTACGGTGGCCGGGCCACACCCCTACCCAATGATGGTAAGAGACTTTCAGGCGATCATCGGTTACGAAGCTAAAGCGCAGATCCTCAAAGCTCAGAACCGCCTGCCCGACTATGTATTAGCCTGCATTGGCGGCGGCAGCAACGCCATCGGTATATTCGCACACTTTCTGGAGGAGAGCGAAACGACCTGCATAGGCATAGAGGCGGGAGGACTCGGGCTCGATACGGACAAACACGGTGCAAGCCTGGCAAAGGGGAGTCCCGGCGTTCTCCACGGCCAGATGAGCTACCTGCTTCAGGACGATGACGGACAGATACTGGAAGCGCACTCCATCTCCGCGGGTCTCGACTACCCGGGCATAGGTCCGGAACACGCCTACCTCAAAGAGATCGGAGCGGCGGAGTATGACTCCATAACGGATGAAGAGGCCCTCGACGCTTTCGTATGGCTGAGCCGAAAAGAGGGCATAATCCCAGCTTTCGAGAGTTCACACGCCATAGCCTATCTCAAAAAGATGGACCCGGAACGTGTGAAAAACTCTCTGATAATAGTAAACCTCTCGGGCCGTGGTGACAAGGATATGATTCAGGCCAAAGATCTGCTCCATTTTGACTAA
- a CDS encoding signal peptidase I has protein sequence MSPNETVENGTEPEEKKPHWLIRLYHFSNTWTGTVIIVLMVIFFVAQAFVIPSGSMKNTLLIGDHLFVKKFAYGVPVPHIPWLEIPVWFDSDGDGHIIDSEGPKRGDIVIFRYPRNEKIHYVKRCVAVGGDILFLHDKSLYLRPHEGDDYIVANYPKEKIVKIEGALFVKDPYRDEFPGIHNDPKVVMDGMQPMEIFEFGPVRVEPNHWFMLGDNRDHSNDSRFWGTVPYRLIVGKPWFIYFSWDDNYIVRWDRIGRNVETLEREKPRYVE, from the coding sequence ATGAGCCCGAATGAAACAGTAGAAAACGGGACGGAGCCGGAAGAGAAAAAACCGCACTGGCTGATACGCCTCTACCACTTCTCGAACACATGGACCGGAACCGTCATCATCGTCCTGATGGTGATATTTTTCGTCGCACAGGCCTTTGTAATACCGAGCGGCTCCATGAAGAACACCCTGCTCATAGGAGACCATCTCTTCGTCAAGAAGTTCGCTTACGGGGTGCCTGTCCCGCACATCCCCTGGCTTGAAATACCGGTCTGGTTCGACAGCGACGGTGACGGACACATAATAGACTCCGAGGGGCCGAAAAGGGGAGATATAGTTATCTTCCGCTACCCCAGAAACGAGAAGATACACTACGTAAAACGGTGTGTAGCGGTGGGTGGCGATATTCTCTTCCTCCACGACAAGTCTCTCTACCTCCGCCCACACGAAGGTGACGACTACATAGTTGCCAACTACCCGAAAGAGAAGATCGTCAAGATCGAGGGGGCGCTCTTCGTAAAAGACCCATACAGGGATGAGTTTCCCGGAATTCATAACGACCCGAAGGTCGTAATGGACGGTATGCAGCCTATGGAGATATTTGAATTCGGCCCGGTCAGAGTCGAGCCGAACCACTGGTTCATGCTGGGAGACAACCGTGACCACTCCAACGACAGCCGCTTCTGGGGGACGGTCCCATACAGGCTGATAGTGGGCAAACCCTGGTTCATCTACTTCAGCTGGGATGACAACTATATTGTAAGATGGGACCGCATCGGACGGAACGTAGAGACTCTGGAGAGAGAGAAGCCGCGCTATGTTGAGTGA
- a CDS encoding methylenetetrahydrofolate dehydrogenase (NADP+) / Methenyltetrahydrofolate cyclohydrolase, with product MQIIDGKKLAGEIRSQVAKEVEILKESKGVTPGLAVILVGDDPASHAYVKMKAKACKEAGIYSITHEMPSSISQSEIEETIMMMNQNPNIDGILVQLPLPKHIDTTKILELIDPNKDVDGFHPYNFGRLMTGLDSFVPCTPLGVMKMLEAYGIDPKGKNACVVGASNIVGKPMAALLLNAFATVDICHIYTEDLASHTRRADILIVGVGKAGLITEDMVKEGAVVIDIGINRLEDGTLTGDVDYEEVAPKCSYITPVPGGVGPMTIAMLLDNTIKAAKGRRR from the coding sequence ATGCAGATAATCGACGGCAAAAAGCTGGCGGGCGAGATCCGCTCTCAGGTTGCCAAAGAGGTGGAGATTCTCAAAGAGAGCAAGGGTGTCACACCGGGACTTGCGGTAATTCTCGTAGGTGACGACCCGGCGAGCCACGCCTATGTAAAGATGAAGGCGAAAGCCTGCAAAGAGGCGGGAATATACTCGATAACCCATGAAATGCCCTCCTCCATAAGCCAGAGCGAGATCGAAGAGACGATCATGATGATGAACCAAAACCCCAATATAGACGGGATACTGGTTCAGCTTCCGCTACCGAAACACATAGATACCACCAAGATTCTCGAACTCATAGACCCGAACAAGGATGTAGACGGTTTTCACCCCTACAACTTCGGACGGCTGATGACCGGCCTCGACTCCTTCGTTCCGTGTACACCGCTTGGAGTCATGAAGATGCTTGAAGCGTACGGCATCGACCCGAAAGGGAAAAACGCATGTGTTGTCGGAGCGAGCAACATTGTCGGGAAGCCAATGGCGGCACTTCTGCTCAATGCCTTCGCGACCGTGGATATCTGCCATATCTATACGGAGGATCTCGCCTCACACACCAGGCGTGCCGATATTCTCATAGTAGGTGTGGGGAAAGCGGGCCTCATAACCGAAGATATGGTAAAAGAGGGTGCGGTCGTAATAGATATAGGCATCAACCGGCTTGAAGACGGAACTCTGACCGGTGATGTAGATTATGAAGAGGTCGCTCCAAAATGCAGCTACATAACTCCGGTACCGGGCGGCGTCGGCCCAATGACGATCGCTATGCTCCTTGACAATACGATAAAAGCGGCAAAGGGGCGCCGCCGATGA
- a CDS encoding flagellar motor rotation protein MotB, whose translation MRTVFRSFTLSVAAIMLLGGCAAKNGAAPNDANKTKSGILIGTLVGAALGALTSKHHKGKNAAIGAAVGAAAGGAIGYSLDKQAQEVADSMQTEVSGNEAEAAKTSDIVVTKQDNYVKITFKSRMMFATDSAQPTAEAREKILKLVDVLKNYPDTIVQVVGHTDSRGSYDYNLKLSQKRAFNVAEMLKNLGVTNRIYARGCSFSKPLVPNDSPENMAINRRVEIYLYPSEDRVVDVCI comes from the coding sequence ATGAGAACCGTATTTAGAAGTTTCACACTCTCGGTCGCGGCGATAATGCTGCTTGGAGGTTGTGCCGCGAAAAACGGCGCCGCACCCAACGACGCAAACAAGACAAAGAGCGGTATATTGATAGGTACACTTGTCGGAGCGGCGCTCGGAGCTCTTACGAGCAAACATCACAAGGGTAAAAATGCGGCTATCGGCGCCGCGGTCGGTGCCGCCGCAGGAGGGGCCATAGGCTACAGTCTGGACAAGCAGGCGCAGGAGGTGGCCGACTCGATGCAGACTGAAGTGAGCGGTAACGAAGCGGAGGCAGCCAAAACGAGCGATATAGTCGTCACGAAACAGGACAACTATGTGAAGATAACTTTCAAGAGCAGGATGATGTTCGCCACAGACTCCGCACAGCCTACAGCCGAGGCGAGAGAGAAGATATTGAAGCTGGTCGATGTGCTGAAAAACTATCCTGACACAATCGTCCAGGTTGTCGGCCATACAGATAGCCGCGGCTCCTACGACTACAACCTGAAGCTCTCACAGAAAAGGGCGTTCAACGTTGCAGAGATGCTGAAGAACCTCGGTGTCACAAACAGAATATATGCCAGGGGGTGTTCGTTCAGCAAGCCCCTGGTGCCCAACGATTCGCCGGAAAATATGGCTATCAACAGAAGAGTGGAGATATATCTCTACCCGAGTGAAGATAGAGTGGTGGATGTCTGTATATAG
- a CDS encoding ferric siderophore transport system, periplasmic binding protein TonB, with amino-acid sequence MNRRKSVTLLISISIHTLIFALTWYLLHKTEEKVLTSSAAKRVELSLQEFVTDPGARALPEKSPPTPAAKASVPSKIKEPKRAEKPKPKPKPKSAEKAETVKKSTEKPVEKERSGEFPTAEKRVPEKIKKSTQPKPQEVPKEKIAAKERRKDEEKTEEMKSSPLSRLAGSLGTPSMPASAPQPPSIADISDALSDREFKALYKDDFDRFTPEQKRFIKDNLSRIQGITQHYLTIRGYPYVAARLGQQGMNIVEFDLHPNGDISGLKVLKGAGFEELDKNSLDTIKTAYKDYPRPRETTKIRFYIYYRLY; translated from the coding sequence ATGAACAGGCGAAAAAGTGTAACACTTCTTATTTCCATCTCTATACATACTCTTATCTTTGCCCTTACGTGGTATCTTCTGCATAAAACTGAAGAGAAAGTACTCACCTCTAGCGCCGCCAAAAGGGTGGAGCTCTCACTCCAGGAGTTCGTAACAGACCCGGGCGCACGGGCGTTACCTGAAAAGAGTCCGCCTACACCTGCGGCCAAAGCTTCGGTTCCGAGCAAAATTAAAGAACCGAAAAGAGCCGAAAAACCAAAGCCAAAACCAAAACCAAAGAGTGCAGAAAAGGCCGAGACTGTAAAAAAGAGTACCGAAAAACCGGTAGAAAAAGAGAGGAGTGGGGAGTTTCCTACGGCTGAAAAGAGAGTGCCAGAGAAGATAAAAAAGAGTACTCAGCCAAAACCGCAAGAGGTTCCAAAAGAGAAAATAGCCGCAAAAGAGAGGAGAAAAGATGAGGAAAAAACAGAAGAGATGAAGAGCTCTCCGCTCTCCAGGCTGGCCGGTTCACTCGGAACCCCATCCATGCCGGCCTCCGCACCTCAACCGCCGTCTATCGCAGATATATCCGACGCCCTCTCCGATCGTGAGTTCAAAGCGCTCTACAAAGATGACTTCGACCGCTTCACTCCCGAGCAGAAGAGGTTCATAAAGGACAATCTATCGAGGATACAGGGTATAACCCAGCACTACCTGACGATCAGAGGCTACCCGTATGTGGCCGCAAGATTGGGACAGCAGGGGATGAACATCGTCGAATTCGATCTTCATCCCAACGGAGATATAAGCGGGCTGAAGGTACTGAAAGGTGCGGGATTCGAGGAGTTGGACAAAAACTCACTCGATACGATCAAGACGGCGTACAAAGACTACCCGCGCCCCCGGGAGACGACGAAGATACGCTTCTACATCTACTACCGTCTCTATTGA
- a CDS encoding citrate lyase beta chain, giving the protein MIFENLERLEEILERRDLDAVEKMRAGRSQSARYEPPYVRSALMLSGHRLRHLNRLDELDADIVVLNLEDGVAPPLKQIALRLTALFLAEAKSIRSKTVVRVNPLDEGGREEIAYLNGVLPDAVRVPKIRSAADVEEALDLLDGRVGLHLSIETKEAFEALSTLRVDNRVEAFYLGVLDLLASMGLPQRIVQLHNPTMHYILARFLAKTSSLGVLPVSFVYQEYADTEGFENWCLLERRMGYHAKGCISPAQVEIANTIFTPDGEELEWARRVVELFESGPEKSGFADEELGFVDEPIYKSAKSMLEKFGIRY; this is encoded by the coding sequence GTGATATTCGAAAATCTGGAGCGGCTCGAAGAGATTCTGGAGCGGAGAGATCTGGACGCGGTAGAGAAGATGAGGGCTGGACGCTCACAGTCTGCGAGATACGAGCCTCCCTATGTACGCAGCGCTCTTATGCTTTCGGGCCACCGTCTGAGGCATCTGAACCGGCTCGACGAACTCGATGCCGATATCGTCGTTCTAAACCTCGAAGACGGCGTAGCGCCCCCGCTGAAACAGATTGCACTCCGTCTGACGGCCCTCTTTCTGGCCGAAGCGAAGAGTATCCGCTCCAAAACAGTTGTACGTGTCAACCCGCTCGATGAGGGCGGAAGGGAGGAGATAGCCTATCTCAACGGCGTATTGCCCGACGCCGTGAGGGTGCCGAAGATCAGAAGCGCCGCCGATGTCGAGGAGGCGCTCGATCTTCTTGACGGTAGGGTGGGACTCCATCTCTCGATAGAGACGAAGGAGGCTTTCGAAGCCCTCTCCACCCTGCGGGTCGACAACAGGGTGGAGGCTTTCTATCTGGGAGTGCTGGACCTTCTGGCCTCTATGGGACTGCCGCAGCGCATAGTCCAGCTCCACAATCCGACGATGCACTACATACTGGCCAGGTTTCTTGCAAAAACATCCTCTCTCGGTGTTTTGCCGGTTTCGTTTGTATACCAGGAGTATGCGGATACCGAAGGGTTTGAAAACTGGTGCCTTCTCGAGAGGAGGATGGGGTATCACGCCAAAGGGTGCATATCTCCCGCACAGGTGGAGATTGCCAATACTATCTTCACACCGGATGGGGAGGAGTTGGAGTGGGCGCGCAGAGTCGTCGAACTCTTCGAGTCGGGCCCTGAAAAGAGCGGTTTCGCGGACGAGGAGCTCGGTTTCGTTGACGAACCGATATACAAGAGTGCGAAGAGTATGCTGGAGAAGTTCGGTATCCGATATTGA
- a CDS encoding membrane metalloprotease — protein MLSEVDILKISAIVLSLAVAIIGHEIMHGYVAYRFGDSTAKDAGRLSINPIVHVDPIGTVVVPLLLYVSGAPFLFGWAKPVPVNIRTVIYNGGYMAAVAVALAGVTFNFALAVGASLLYGFFDRPESMIGAFVALFLMYSVIYNVVLGVFNLWPFPPLDGANALRYISMQFRWQPVIDLLNKIEPIGMVLLIIVIATPLSQWFFMPAVWLIDLLLR, from the coding sequence ATGTTGAGTGAGGTGGACATTCTCAAAATCTCGGCTATAGTACTCTCTCTTGCTGTGGCTATAATCGGACATGAGATCATGCACGGTTATGTCGCTTACAGATTCGGCGATTCGACCGCGAAAGATGCGGGACGTCTAAGTATAAACCCGATAGTCCATGTCGACCCCATAGGGACAGTCGTAGTCCCTCTGCTTCTTTATGTAAGCGGCGCTCCGTTTCTCTTCGGCTGGGCCAAACCGGTTCCGGTGAATATAAGAACCGTAATATACAACGGTGGATATATGGCTGCGGTAGCCGTCGCACTGGCCGGTGTCACGTTCAACTTCGCACTGGCTGTCGGGGCCTCCCTGCTCTATGGCTTTTTCGACCGGCCCGAATCTATGATAGGTGCGTTTGTAGCTCTGTTTCTGATGTATTCGGTCATATACAACGTCGTTCTGGGTGTCTTCAACCTCTGGCCCTTCCCGCCTCTCGACGGTGCGAACGCTCTGCGCTATATATCCATGCAGTTCAGGTGGCAGCCGGTAATCGATCTGCTGAACAAAATAGAGCCGATAGGCATGGTGCTGCTGATAATCGTAATAGCCACTCCGCTAAGCCAGTGGTTTTTCATGCCGGCCGTCTGGCTTATAGATCTTCTGCTCAGGTAA
- a CDS encoding glutamate-1-semialdehyde aminotransferase, whose protein sequence is MKHTRSIAAYEEAKKVIPGGVDSPVRAFGSVGGTPPFIDCGEGAYLVDIDGNRYVDYVQSWGPLIFGHCDPEVEAAVIETARKGLSFGAPTVLETELAEEIVSLFPAIDKVRFVNSGTEAVMSAIRLARGFTGRDDIVKFKGCYHGHSDSLLVQAGSGAVTFGSPNSPGVPADFAKHTLLADYNDIESVKACFEASSDIACVVIEPIAGNMGLVPAEESFLQQLRELCDEHGALLLFDEVMSGFRASLTGAQGISSVKPDLVTLGKVIGGGMPVGAFGGRADIMAMLSPEGPVYQAGTLSGNPVAMAAGLAQIRQLKADLAIYEILQMRAERLMNGFKSAAEAHDIPLQVDVRGSMFGFFFNDKPVKNFDDALASDTERFAKFHGAMLDRGFYFACSQFETGFISTKITEAMIDETIRNAHEVMGAL, encoded by the coding sequence ATGAAGCATACAAGAAGCATTGCGGCATACGAAGAGGCAAAAAAGGTTATTCCCGGCGGGGTTGACTCACCCGTCAGGGCATTCGGAAGCGTAGGAGGTACACCGCCCTTCATAGATTGCGGCGAAGGGGCCTACCTGGTCGATATCGACGGAAACAGGTATGTGGACTATGTTCAGAGCTGGGGGCCGCTCATCTTCGGCCACTGTGATCCGGAGGTAGAGGCGGCCGTCATAGAGACTGCGAGAAAGGGGCTCAGCTTCGGTGCGCCTACGGTGCTGGAGACCGAGCTTGCGGAGGAGATCGTATCCCTCTTTCCCGCTATCGACAAGGTTCGTTTCGTAAACAGCGGTACTGAAGCGGTTATGAGCGCCATACGCCTTGCGCGGGGCTTTACCGGACGGGACGACATCGTGAAGTTCAAGGGCTGCTATCACGGACACAGCGATTCCCTGTTGGTTCAGGCGGGCAGCGGCGCCGTAACCTTCGGCTCTCCAAACTCACCCGGCGTTCCGGCGGACTTTGCGAAACATACTCTGCTTGCCGACTACAACGATATCGAAAGTGTAAAGGCCTGCTTTGAAGCCAGTTCGGATATCGCCTGTGTAGTCATAGAGCCCATCGCCGGAAATATGGGGCTCGTACCGGCCGAGGAGAGTTTCCTTCAGCAGCTGAGAGAGCTGTGCGACGAGCACGGTGCCCTTCTGCTATTCGATGAGGTCATGAGCGGCTTCAGGGCTTCGCTCACCGGAGCACAGGGAATCAGCAGCGTCAAGCCGGACCTCGTTACACTTGGAAAAGTGATCGGCGGAGGTATGCCTGTAGGAGCTTTCGGCGGACGGGCGGATATTATGGCGATGCTCAGTCCCGAGGGGCCGGTCTACCAGGCGGGAACACTGAGCGGAAACCCCGTCGCAATGGCTGCCGGCCTTGCACAGATAAGGCAGCTCAAAGCCGACCTGGCGATCTATGAGATTCTCCAGATGCGTGCCGAAAGATTGATGAACGGTTTCAAATCGGCGGCGGAGGCACACGATATACCGCTCCAGGTCGATGTGAGAGGGAGTATGTTCGGCTTCTTCTTCAACGACAAACCGGTAAAAAACTTCGACGACGCTCTCGCGAGCGATACGGAGCGCTTCGCGAAGTTCCACGGGGCGATGCTCGACAGAGGGTTCTACTTCGCATGCAGCCAGTTCGAAACCGGTTTCATATCTACCAAAATCACGGAAGCGATGATAGACGAGACTATCCGCAACGCGCATGAAGTGATGGGTGCTCTCTGA
- a CDS encoding ribose 5-phosphate isomerase B: MKFYIGSDHAGFAVKGPVIEMLKKRGHEVVDMGPENSERVDYPDYAEKVSRAVAADEGSFGILICGTGIGMSIAANKIDGIRAAHCHDYYTAQMARAHNDANILCFGERVSGPGVIESMIEAFTTTAFEGGRHEGRVEKIMALQKSH; the protein is encoded by the coding sequence ATGAAGTTCTATATCGGAAGCGACCACGCCGGTTTCGCCGTCAAGGGTCCCGTAATCGAAATGCTCAAAAAGAGAGGCCATGAAGTCGTGGATATGGGGCCAGAAAATAGTGAGAGGGTCGACTACCCGGACTATGCGGAGAAGGTCTCCCGCGCCGTCGCGGCGGATGAGGGCTCCTTCGGAATACTCATCTGCGGTACCGGCATAGGAATGAGTATAGCGGCCAACAAGATCGACGGTATCCGCGCGGCCCACTGCCACGACTACTACACGGCACAGATGGCACGCGCCCACAACGACGCCAACATTCTCTGCTTCGGCGAAAGAGTCTCCGGTCCCGGTGTGATAGAGTCGATGATAGAAGCTTTCACCACTACGGCGTTCGAGGGGGGACGCCACGAAGGGCGCGTCGAAAAGATTATGGCGCTGCAAAAGAGTCACTGA
- a CDS encoding adenine phosphoribosyltransferase, with product MKSLSNVEKSFLLESIRDVPDFPKPGIVFKDITTLLNDPEAYSLLMDHLEARYREFDLDYIAGIESRGFIFGAALAAKLGTGFVPVRKKGKLPSATIAEKYALEYGFDEMEIHIDAFRGTKGARVLLIDDLIATGGTAAAAVKLIKDAGAECVEACFVINLTFLNGTEKLPDSTAHYSVLEVG from the coding sequence ATGAAGAGTTTGAGCAACGTCGAAAAATCTTTCCTGCTGGAGTCCATAAGAGATGTTCCGGACTTTCCCAAACCGGGGATAGTTTTCAAAGATATCACGACACTTCTGAACGACCCGGAGGCCTATTCGCTGCTCATGGATCACCTGGAAGCCAGATACAGAGAGTTCGATCTCGACTATATCGCCGGAATAGAGAGCCGCGGCTTCATATTCGGAGCGGCACTGGCGGCGAAACTGGGAACCGGTTTCGTGCCTGTACGCAAAAAGGGCAAACTCCCTTCAGCCACCATAGCCGAAAAGTATGCCCTTGAGTACGGTTTCGACGAAATGGAGATCCATATAGACGCTTTCAGGGGGACAAAAGGTGCACGTGTTCTTCTGATCGACGATCTTATCGCCACGGGCGGAACGGCCGCAGCCGCCGTAAAGCTCATCAAAGATGCAGGAGCCGAGTGTGTAGAGGCCTGTTTCGTCATAAACCTCACATTTCTCAACGGTACCGAAAAGCTGCCCGATTCGACCGCCCACTACTCCGTACTGGAGGTAGGTTGA